One Dictyoglomus turgidum DSM 6724 DNA window includes the following coding sequences:
- a CDS encoding ABC transporter permease: MWKQMIRPLFKSPKFIVGATIFLLIVLMAILGPIVYPKDPTSFAGIPEQPPSKQYPLGTDTYGGDLLAKVLNGTRSSLYIGFLVAIISMSIGLLVGTFSAIKGGIIDDILMGLTNIVLTIPSILLAILIASYLNIRSLEVIAVILGILSWPWFARAIRAQLMSLINREYVYLSRLAGYGDFRLAIEDLIPAIATYTFMAFILFINGGILGEAGLSLIGLGPTKGVTLGIVLQWAVLMEAIRRGLWWWFIPPGVIIVALTSSLLIITTAMDEVFNPKLRER, translated from the coding sequence ATGTGGAAACAAATGATAAGACCATTATTTAAAAGTCCAAAATTTATTGTGGGAGCGACTATTTTCTTATTAATTGTTTTAATGGCTATATTAGGTCCAATTGTTTACCCAAAAGATCCAACATCCTTTGCAGGAATACCAGAACAACCTCCAAGTAAGCAGTACCCCTTAGGAACCGATACCTATGGTGGAGATCTATTAGCAAAGGTTCTAAATGGAACTAGATCATCCCTATACATAGGATTTTTAGTAGCTATAATTTCTATGAGTATAGGACTTCTTGTAGGAACATTCTCTGCTATTAAAGGCGGTATTATTGATGATATTTTAATGGGTTTAACAAATATAGTTTTAACAATACCAAGTATTCTCCTTGCTATTTTAATTGCAAGTTATTTAAACATAAGAAGTTTAGAAGTTATTGCTGTCATACTGGGAATACTCTCTTGGCCTTGGTTTGCAAGAGCCATACGTGCCCAACTTATGAGTTTAATAAATAGAGAGTATGTCTATCTCTCAAGACTTGCAGGGTATGGAGACTTTAGACTCGCAATAGAGGATTTGATTCCTGCAATTGCAACCTATACCTTTATGGCATTTATTCTCTTTATCAATGGTGGGATTTTGGGAGAAGCAGGATTAAGCCTTATTGGATTAGGTCCTACAAAGGGAGTAACCCTTGGTATAGTTCTCCAATGGGCTGTCCTAATGGAAGCAATAAGGAGAGGACTTTGGTGGTGGTTTATCCCACCAGGAGTTATCATAGTTGCTCTCACTTCCTCTCTTCTAATCATTACCACAGCAATGGATGAAGTATTCAATCCAAAACTGAGAGAGAGGTGA
- a CDS encoding ABC transporter permease, whose translation MPKTAMKPFLKYIGRRLFFLILTYFVAITIIFILPRAIPGNPLAVILQRIAVQGASNPETMSNVQKTMMEEFGFNKPIHIQYLNFLGRLFKGDLGTSIHYYPKKCIDVLAPFIPWTLFLLIPATLTAWIIGNTLGAIAGNKRGTWIDNIVLNSSLVISQIPYYWLGMLLIYTLAVKLKIFPNQGGYSQGLIPNLSLTFILDVLYHYILPFLSIVIAAIGGWAIGTRLLVIYELDADYTVFAVNLGMRDNTVFKYVFRNILLPQITGLALNLGSALGGALITELIFNYPGTGYILFRALSTLDYTLIQAIFVILIVAIYLANFIVDFVYAIVDPRIRLGQGEGS comes from the coding sequence ATGCCGAAAACAGCTATGAAACCTTTTTTAAAGTACATAGGACGAAGGCTCTTCTTCCTAATACTCACATACTTTGTGGCAATTACCATAATATTTATCTTGCCAAGAGCCATTCCAGGAAATCCATTAGCGGTTATCCTCCAGCGTATAGCAGTACAGGGAGCAAGTAATCCAGAGACCATGTCAAATGTACAAAAAACTATGATGGAAGAATTTGGTTTTAACAAACCCATTCATATTCAATATCTAAATTTTTTAGGACGTCTTTTTAAGGGAGATCTAGGAACGTCTATTCACTATTATCCTAAAAAGTGTATTGATGTCTTAGCTCCCTTTATTCCATGGACCTTATTTTTATTAATACCCGCCACATTAACCGCTTGGATTATTGGGAATACCCTTGGTGCTATTGCTGGAAACAAGAGAGGAACCTGGATTGACAATATTGTGCTTAATTCTTCCCTTGTTATAAGTCAAATTCCTTATTACTGGTTAGGAATGCTCTTAATTTATACCCTTGCTGTTAAGCTAAAGATTTTCCCCAATCAAGGGGGATACTCTCAAGGACTAATACCAAATCTTTCTCTAACTTTTATCTTAGATGTGCTTTATCATTACATTCTCCCCTTTCTTTCCATAGTGATTGCAGCTATTGGGGGCTGGGCGATTGGAACAAGACTTTTGGTTATATACGAATTAGATGCGGATTATACGGTGTTTGCAGTAAATTTAGGAATGAGGGATAACACTGTATTCAAATATGTCTTTAGAAATATATTACTACCTCAAATTACTGGTTTAGCTCTAAATTTAGGATCTGCTCTTGGTGGTGCCCTGATAACTGAACTTATTTTTAACTATCCCGGAACAGGATATATCCTTTTTAGAGCATTAAGTACCCTTGATTACACGTTAATTCAAGCGATTTTTGTAATCTTAATTGTAGCTATATACTTGGCTAACTTTATTGTGGACTTTGTGTATGCCATTGTGGATCCAAGAATAAGATTAGGACAAGGAGAGGGAAGCTAA
- a CDS encoding ABC transporter substrate-binding protein — protein MRGKVLGVFLTVLLLTLLLVPSTLGQVSLPRNETVYTVGALWSATTYSLYAPSSTYGTEHFLYMPLFIYSNMKDGWLPVLAESFTAVNKRTLRVKIRDIAKWSDGTPITADDVVFTFNCTKEVGFGPGNGWWDYIQTVRAVDNKTVEFVMRPDAQNYASFLGYAFTTRIVPKHVYEPLLKQGVQAVKDFQNNDPAKQVVSGPYKLYYTDPNIVVYGRIDDWWGKAVFGLPVPKYIANVIYRDNAVANLDFEKGNADWAGVFIPDVSSLWTQKKLPIGTWFKNKPYYMPDGLDLLYISYYNPLLKDPAVRKAIAYAIPYKEMLDKAYFGYGNQAHPSMVIDDFEAYREYIDQAYAKYVWGSPDGKPKTDLKKANEILDKAGYKRGKDGIRISPDGKRMGTFTIQVPNGWTDWMMMCEMMAANMREIGLDVKTEFPDFSVWWTRWTQGTFDFILGWSAGPGFDHPWNVYRLVLDPALYKPFGQDQYGNFERYNNPEVGKLLDKIAATLDPKVKKTLFYQLQRIIYRDLPAIPLFYGAHWYEYNETVWTGWPNESRPWWYPAAPWSNMALPILFGIAPKGQTPKVPAWVEFKAKGGLLIPTNDVLNALAKAK, from the coding sequence ATGAGGGGTAAAGTTTTAGGGGTGTTTTTAACAGTTTTACTTTTGACCCTTCTACTTGTACCTTCCACATTAGGTCAGGTTTCTTTACCACGTAATGAAACAGTTTATACCGTTGGAGCACTTTGGTCTGCAACCACCTACAGTTTATATGCACCTTCTTCCACCTATGGTACTGAGCATTTCTTGTACATGCCACTTTTCATCTACAGCAATATGAAAGATGGATGGCTACCAGTACTTGCCGAATCCTTCACAGCAGTGAATAAGAGAACACTAAGAGTAAAAATCAGAGATATTGCAAAATGGAGCGATGGTACTCCAATTACTGCTGATGATGTAGTGTTCACCTTCAACTGCACAAAAGAGGTAGGATTTGGACCTGGTAATGGATGGTGGGATTACATCCAAACAGTAAGAGCAGTAGACAATAAGACAGTAGAATTTGTAATGAGACCAGATGCACAAAACTATGCCTCTTTCTTAGGATATGCCTTCACTACAAGGATTGTTCCAAAACATGTTTATGAGCCTCTATTAAAGCAAGGCGTACAAGCAGTAAAAGATTTCCAGAACAATGATCCTGCAAAACAGGTAGTTTCTGGACCATATAAACTCTACTACACAGATCCCAACATTGTAGTATATGGAAGAATTGATGATTGGTGGGGCAAAGCAGTATTTGGGCTTCCTGTTCCTAAATACATTGCTAATGTAATTTATAGAGATAATGCTGTAGCAAACTTAGACTTTGAGAAAGGAAATGCTGACTGGGCAGGAGTCTTTATACCCGATGTAAGTTCCCTCTGGACTCAGAAGAAGCTCCCCATTGGAACTTGGTTCAAGAACAAACCATACTACATGCCAGATGGTCTTGATCTTCTCTACATCAGCTACTACAATCCATTACTCAAGGATCCTGCAGTGAGAAAAGCTATAGCTTATGCAATACCATATAAAGAGATGCTTGATAAAGCATACTTTGGCTATGGTAACCAAGCTCATCCATCAATGGTAATAGACGACTTTGAAGCATACAGAGAATACATTGATCAAGCTTATGCAAAATATGTATGGGGTTCTCCCGATGGAAAACCTAAGACAGATCTTAAGAAAGCAAATGAAATACTTGACAAGGCTGGATATAAGAGAGGAAAAGATGGTATAAGAATCAGTCCAGATGGAAAGAGAATGGGTACTTTCACTATTCAAGTTCCAAATGGATGGACCGACTGGATGATGATGTGTGAAATGATGGCAGCAAACATGAGAGAAATTGGGCTCGACGTAAAGACCGAATTCCCAGACTTCTCTGTATGGTGGACCAGATGGACTCAAGGAACCTTTGACTTCATCCTTGGATGGTCTGCAGGCCCTGGTTTTGATCATCCATGGAACGTCTACAGATTAGTATTAGATCCAGCCCTTTACAAACCATTTGGTCAAGATCAGTATGGTAACTTTGAAAGATATAACAATCCAGAGGTTGGCAAACTCTTAGATAAGATTGCTGCAACCCTTGATCCAAAGGTCAAGAAGACATTATTCTATCAATTACAAAGAATAATCTACAGAGATCTCCCAGCAATTCCACTCTTCTATGGAGCTCACTGGTATGAATACAACGAAACTGTATGGACTGGATGGCCCAACGAAAGCAGACCATGGTGGTACCCAGCTGCTCCTTGGAGCAACATGGCACTACCAATACTCTTTGGCATAGCTCCAAAAGGACAAACACCTAAGGTGCCAGCTTGGGTAGAGTTCAAAGCAAAAGGCGGTCTCCTTATACCAACCAACGACGTCCTCAATGCATTAGCAAAGGCAAAATAA